Within Winogradskyella helgolandensis, the genomic segment AATAGACGAAAGTAACCATTTCTTAGACGAAAAGTATGTCGTGTTTTTTAAAAGTAGGGGCAGTATTACAAATGGTGAATTTCGTCGAATATATTGACTTTTAATCGGTTATAATTTTTTATTATACATAAATTTGGTCCATCATTAACTGAACAAAAAGACCAAATCTCATGAAAAAATCTAAACCTACTTTAGTTATTTTATTATTTCTAAGTGTTTTTAATTTATCCAAAGCACATGAAAACTTAAAAGTAACATCAGCAATAAATGTTATATCAAACAATGAATTACTCAATGCTACATATGTAGATGACCCGAGTATTTTTACTTATGATAATGGTTGGGTTGATGGATTAAATCCTATTGGTTCAGTAGCTCACTTAGATACTAGACACATTTTAATTTTAAATGGGGATTTGGTAGTGTCTGCGAATACTATATGTGATCAAATTACGGTAAGTGCAGGAGCATCTTTAACTATAGATGTAGGGGTAACTTTAACTGTAGCTGCAGTTATAATGAATTCTCAATCTAATATGTATTCCAGTTTTATTTCAAATGGAACAATTGTAGGTGATCCTGTTGTAACTTATAACCGTTTTACTGAGGAAATTGGTACAAATGATTTAGTCTCATCACCTGTTTCAGGTGAATTATTTCCTGCTTTTGCAGCTACCAATATATTAACGCTACCATTCTCTAATGATTTAAGAGCTTTTGCACCTTACAATACAATGGCTGGAGCTTATGAGAATTATGATATATTAGTCAATGCCTTAACTACAATAGAAACTGGTAAAGGGTATAGAGCCGCAACATTAACTCCTGGAGGAGATTTCTTGAAATTTACAGGTATAGCAGAAACTGGCGATGTTACAGGTATTGTACTTTCAGACGCTGTATCGGGTGACGCCTGGAACCTTATAGGTAACCCATATCCTTCTTATATTGATGCTGAAGCATTTTTTATTGAGAATGTTTCACAATTAGACGCTAATCAAAAAGCAATTTATGGGTATGATGGTGATGCTTCTGATGGTTGGGCTGTTTGGAATTCTGCAACAATAGCAGCTTCAGAAATTTCTGAATTAATTGCTCCTGGTCAAGGATTCTTTGTAAAAGCGAAAATAGGTGGTGGACTTATAGATTTTACAACTTCCATGCGCCGTACAGGATCTACAGATGATTTTATTGCTGGTAGGTCTTCAACATCATCATCACACTATGGACATATAAAATTGAAATTAAGCTCTAGTAGTTCTAATTATAATACCGATTTTTATTTCAACAGTAATGCTTCGGACGGTTTAGATCCAGGTTACGATGCTGGTATATTTGGAACAAACCCGCCTGTATTTTCAATTTATTCTAATTTGATTGAAGGTGATGCAAATCTCGCTTTAGCTATTCAAGCATTAAATAATGATTCTATGAGTAACGTTGTAGTTCCATTGGGAGTAAATGCGAATCAAGGAGAAGAGCTAACATTTAGTATTGTAGAAAGCGATATGTCGGATAGTACTAATATGTATTTAGAAGATACAGTAAATGAAACGGTAACATTATTAAATACAACGGACTACATATTTACTCCTGTTAATGATTTAAGCGGAACTGGACGATTCTATCTTAGATTTGAAACTACCACACTTAGTACTATTGATGTAGATGTTGAGTTAGTGAAAATTTATACTAACAATGCGACAAGGACAATTAATATAGAGGGTCAATTGCATAACAAAACTGTAGCAAAATTATTTGATACTAACGGTCGTCTTGTTCTAACTAATGTTTTGAATACCAATAACGCAACTCAATCTATCGATGTTAGTCAATTAAGCTCTGGTGTATATATTGTAGAGTTAGATAATAATACAAATGAAAGACGCATAGAAAAATTAATAATTAGATAATTCTTATATCTGGAAAAAAAACTACTTTAATTAGAAACAGCCATAATTTAATAATTATGGCTGTTTTGTTTTTGCGGTAATTTTAAGAAAGTTTATTCACCAGCAAGCACAATTTTTAATTCAGGATAATTAGCTTGTAATTCCTTTTGTAATCCGATAACATGAGAGGCTCCAACAATAACAATATTTCGTTCTGAATCTGATGCCATAACTTGTTCTCCTATGTTTTTTGCCATTCGCATGTTGCGTTCGTTCCAATAAATTTCGCCTTCAGTACAACCTTCAGTTTGAACTGTAACGTATGTAAAAGAACTCGATTTATGTAATTGTTCTAAGGATTTTATTTTATTGGTATGTTTTCCTAATCCTCTAAAAATGGCAGGAATAATAGCAGAATTGTAAGCCTTCTTATTTAGTTTAACATTAATAGCATTATTACCGTTTGATTGTCCTTCTTTGCTGCATTTAGACCAAGCATCATGATATTCACCATTGGTTTGTTGGTCGTCCATTGAAGTCAGTCGTTTTATCTCTTTATTTAAGGCGAGTTTAAAAGTTAAGTCTCCGTCTTCATATCGTGTTGGTTTTTTAGAGCCGTCTATACCATACTTTTTAATATAAGTGTAGAATTCATGATTGGCATTATCTCTATGGTAAGCAAAAGATGTAATCATAAAATCTAAATCTTCAGAAGTCATATCGGAAAATGATTTTTCTAAAATAGCATTGTATTTTTCAATATTTGGAGTAAAAACCTGTTGAATAGAATCTGATAAATAATAAAAGGCTTTGTAGTTTTTAGACCAACCCTCTTTTAAATAGTCCCAACTCAAGGTGTCATTACCTTGTGGACTTTCAACATAGATGGCTGTAGGATTATATTTTTTAGCACGTCTTAACATGGGTTTGTAACTGTTCTTTACAATATTTGGAACCGTATGCATGGTGCCTACAATTAAGATTTCTTTTTGAGCTTCTTGAGCGTTTCCATTTAATGTTGAAATAAATAATACGATGATTAAAGTGAATAGCGTTCTCATAGTTAATGCGTTTTAGTGTTAAACTTTCTTGAAGCAAACTTACATTTGAAAATGCTATTAATACAGTATTAATAGGTGTTTGGGGTGAAATGACCTTAGTTTGTGGTGGAATTAATCATCGTTTTTATATGAGTCTTATACGTTTTGGAGATGGGTACCTCTACATGATGATTAAGGATTACCAAAAGCTTTCCATTTTCAGTTTTCCAACGTTGAAAATGAAAAGGATTAATAAGATAAGAGCGATGTGCACGAAGTAATTCTGGAAATTCCTCTGCAATAACTGATAGCTTATTTCTAATTAATGTTTTCTTTAAGCTAGGGCCTGAGAGGTGAAAAACTTCAATATAATTGTCTGACGATTGAATGCTAATCACGTCATTTAATTGTAAACGTAATCCTTCATAATTACCTTCTCCTTTAATTTCAATTTTTTGATCGTCTATTTGCTTTTCATAATATTTTCCGAAACTAAAACGTCCAATTAATATAATTGGCAAAATTGTAGCTACTGCAGGTAGTAAAATTGCAGTAAGCATATATCCTAAAGTGTAGGGGTTAGGTTCATTAGCTACCACTATATATAAATAATAACAGCGTGCAATTAGGATAGATACTATTGAAAAGGTGAGTA encodes:
- a CDS encoding LytTR family DNA-binding domain-containing protein; translated protein: MKYPFDPLIKHHVIISLLLAIWVFVFLYFTEPLDVNQLSTNEKLIYLPGYGLVAGFCYLLFLPFQTYLYQRLKKQWMVLSELVFILTFSIVSILIARCYYLYIVVANEPNPYTLGYMLTAILLPAVATILPIILIGRFSFGKYYEKQIDDQKIEIKGEGNYEGLRLQLNDVISIQSSDNYIEVFHLSGPSLKKTLIRNKLSVIAEEFPELLRAHRSYLINPFHFQRWKTENGKLLVILNHHVEVPISKTYKTHIKTMINSTTN
- a CDS encoding T9SS type A sorting domain-containing protein; translation: MKKSKPTLVILLFLSVFNLSKAHENLKVTSAINVISNNELLNATYVDDPSIFTYDNGWVDGLNPIGSVAHLDTRHILILNGDLVVSANTICDQITVSAGASLTIDVGVTLTVAAVIMNSQSNMYSSFISNGTIVGDPVVTYNRFTEEIGTNDLVSSPVSGELFPAFAATNILTLPFSNDLRAFAPYNTMAGAYENYDILVNALTTIETGKGYRAATLTPGGDFLKFTGIAETGDVTGIVLSDAVSGDAWNLIGNPYPSYIDAEAFFIENVSQLDANQKAIYGYDGDASDGWAVWNSATIAASEISELIAPGQGFFVKAKIGGGLIDFTTSMRRTGSTDDFIAGRSSTSSSHYGHIKLKLSSSSSNYNTDFYFNSNASDGLDPGYDAGIFGTNPPVFSIYSNLIEGDANLALAIQALNNDSMSNVVVPLGVNANQGEELTFSIVESDMSDSTNMYLEDTVNETVTLLNTTDYIFTPVNDLSGTGRFYLRFETTTLSTIDVDVELVKIYTNNATRTINIEGQLHNKTVAKLFDTNGRLVLTNVLNTNNATQSIDVSQLSSGVYIVELDNNTNERRIEKLIIR
- a CDS encoding DUF5694 domain-containing protein produces the protein MRTLFTLIIVLFISTLNGNAQEAQKEILIVGTMHTVPNIVKNSYKPMLRRAKKYNPTAIYVESPQGNDTLSWDYLKEGWSKNYKAFYYLSDSIQQVFTPNIEKYNAILEKSFSDMTSEDLDFMITSFAYHRDNANHEFYTYIKKYGIDGSKKPTRYEDGDLTFKLALNKEIKRLTSMDDQQTNGEYHDAWSKCSKEGQSNGNNAINVKLNKKAYNSAIIPAIFRGLGKHTNKIKSLEQLHKSSSFTYVTVQTEGCTEGEIYWNERNMRMAKNIGEQVMASDSERNIVIVGASHVIGLQKELQANYPELKIVLAGE